The following are encoded together in the Cicer arietinum cultivar CDC Frontier isolate Library 1 chromosome 2, Cicar.CDCFrontier_v2.0, whole genome shotgun sequence genome:
- the LOC101511227 gene encoding uncharacterized protein — protein MDKSWIKKPHTSDEYDQGIKEFINFAFRDELENGEIICPCKRCGFKKPQSRSVMYDHLKCKPFPKGYTIWVHHGESIGETSTISPISISNIVQDTVVVDDQMQNMINDAFGVEDHANEVPIESNAEKEKNASTQRYEEAKEYYELSREGEKPLYEGCVKYSRLSFLVKLYHIKCLCGMTNKAMTMVLELLKDAFEFANIPNSFYEAKKTITKLGLNYEKIPVCPNNCMLYWGNKEDEERETCKICNTSKWKSKAKVGAVGVSGDGNNRKKVPAKVLRYFPLKPRLQRLFLSSKSAEDMRWHANDSKNDGMLRHPRDSEAWKHFDLTHPWFASDPRNVRLALASDGFNPFGMMSTNYSIWPVILIPYNTPPWVCMKHTSFIMSMIIPGKKMPGNDIDVYLQPLVKELKELWTTGVDTYDSFKKEMFTLHATLMWTISDFPGLGTLSGWNTYTGLACPSCNMDSTPRRLPHSKKWCFMGHRRFLDQRHRFRLNKVRFDGQQDMRGPPKMLSGLQILEQVQNIDVTFGRKPDKERSGKRIRGGRPTQGVNQQWKKKSIFFELPYWKDNLLRHNLDMMHIEKNVCDNIIFTLLNDSTKSKDHLNARKDLKAMGIRPDLWPNENGRISPAVFTLTTKGKKRFLTTLKNITVPDGYSSNISRCIDMENLKLNGMLKSHDCHILMEQLLPLAIRATLPDDVSAIMIEFCSLFRQLCSKVLNVDDLEKLQNQVVLTLCHMEMIFPPSFFTVMVHLVVHLVEEVKLGGPVHYRWMYPVERYLGILKSYVRNKARPEGSIAEGYLVQEILTFCSRYIENIETRWNQLGRVDDEPINEIQTDSRVAELFPRVGKSVGGSSYYTLTPIEKLQAHRHVLTNCIIVDYYLRQYRSIIRSQMRSGARSTSEVDKKVHREFPHWFRNRICNNLDNISGSDKNVLVSLAQGPSDKVRRFTAFNVNGFKFRTLARDNLLKTQNSGVFGMFGTRSYSSNSDAQMRFGGVPYYGRLIDIIEVSYDGFKVPMFKCKWANTTNPRGIKTDKLGFTSINFARLIHTGEHEDDEPYIKASEAQMVYYVDDEKEQGWSIPIHLKPRDLYDMGGDDEIMAPIEPYPSQNLEHIFSNETTHIQLARMTTDDDPETSNFNDDFDDNNHDMNL, from the exons GAAGATCATGCAAATGAAGTACCCATTGAATCAAATGCAGagaaggagaaaaatgcaagtACACAAAGGTATGAAGAGGCCAAAGAGTACTATGAATTAAGTAGAGAAGGAGAAAAACCTTTGTATGAAGGGTGTGTTAAATATTCAAGACTATCTTTTTTGGTAAAGTTGTATCACATCAAATGTTTATGTGGAATGACTAATAAAGCCATGACAATGGTTTTAGAGTTATTAAAAGATGCATTTGAATTTGCAAATATACCAAATTCATTCTATGAAGCCAAGAAAACAATCACCAAGCTtggtttaaattatgaaaaaatccCTGTTTGTCCGAATAATTGTATGCTTTATTGGGGTAATAAGGAAGATGAAGAAAGGGAGACCTGCAAAATTTGTAATACTTCGAAATGGAAATCAAAAGCAAAAGTTGGTGCAGTTGGAGTGTCTGGTGATGGCAATAATCGAAAGAAAGTTCCTGCAAAAGTTCTTCGCTATTTTCCATTAAAACCACGGTTACAAAGATTATTTTTGTCGTCAAAGTCGGCCGAGGATATGAGATGGCATGCAAATGATAGTAAGAATGATGGAATGTTGAGGCATCCTAGAGATTCTGAAGCATGGAAACATTTTGACTTGACACACCCTTGGTTTGCATCAGACCCGCGAAATGTGCGTCTTGCATTAGCTAGTGATGGTTTTAATCCTTTTGGTATGATGAGTACAAATTATAGTATTTGGCCAGTTATTCTCATTCCATACAACACTCCTCCATGGGTGTGCATGAAACATACATCTTTTATAATGTCAATGATAATTCCCGGTAAAAAAATGCCAGGAAATGATATTGATGTCTATTTACAACCTCTAGTAAAAGAATTAAAGGAGTTATGGACAACAGGTGTCGATACAtacgattcttttaaaaaagagaTGTTCACATTACATGCAACTTTGATGTGGACAATTAGTGATTTTCCAGGGCTGGGTACACTTTCTGGGTGGAACACTTACACTGGACTTGCTTGCCCATCGTGTAACATGGACTCTACTCCTCGTCGTCTTCCACATAGCAAAAAATGGTGTTTTATGGGTCATCGTCGTTTTCTTGATCAGAGACATAGATTTAGATTGAACAAGGTTCGCTTTGATGGTCAACAAGATATGCGTGGTCCACCTAAAATGTTATCTGGGCTTCAAATTCTTGAACAGGTTCAAAATATTGATGTCACATTTGGTAGAAAGCCAGATAAAGAAAGGTCGGGAAAAAGAATACGTGGTGGACGACCTACACAAGGTGTCAATCAacaatggaaaaagaaaagcATATTCTTTGAACTTCCATATTGGAAGGATAATCTTCTGCGCCACAATCTTGAcatgatgcatattgagaaaaatgtgtgCGATAATATCATATTTACTTTGCTAAATGATAGCACAAAAAGTAAAGATCATCTTAATGCAAGAAAAGACCTTAAAGCTATGGGCATAAGACCTGACCTTTGGCccaatgaaaatggaagaattTCTCCAGCCGTCTTTACTCTTACTACTAAAGGTAAGAagagatttttaacaactttaaagAATATCACTGTGCCTGATGGTTATTCAAGCAACATTTCTAGATGCATTGACATGGAAAATCTTAAGTTGAATGGAATGTTGAAGAGTCATGATTGTCACATATTGATGGAACAACTTCTACCGTTAGCCATTCGAGCAACATTACCTGATGATGTTTCAGCTATAATGATTGAGTTTTGCTCACTTTTTAGACAATTATGCAGTAAAGTATTGAATGTTGATGATTTGGAAAAATTGCAAAATCAGGTTGTCCTCACTTTATGCCACATGGAAATGATATTTCCTCCCTCATTCTTCACTGTTATGGTTCACTTGGTTGTTCACCTTGTTGAAGAAGTTAAACTTGGAGGTCCTGTTCATTATCGATGGATGTATCCTGTTGAAAG GTACTTAGGAATACTTAAATCGTATGTACGTAATAAAGCACGACCAGAAGGGTCTATTGCAGAAGGATACCTTGTACAAGAGATTCTTACATTTTGTTCAAGGTATATAGAAAACATTGAGACTAGATGGAATCAACTTGGTCGTGTAGATGATGAGCCTATTAATGAGATACAAACTGACTCACGTGTAGCTGAATTATTTCCTAGAGTTGGAAAATCGGTTGGTGGTTCTTCATACTACACCCTTACACCAATTGAAAAGTTACAAGCTCATAGACACGTTTTAACAAACTGCATCATAGTTGACTACTATCTAAG GCAATATAGAAGTATTATTCGAAGCCAAATGAGGAGTGGTGCAAGGAGTACTTCTGAGGTAGACAAGAAGGTTCATAGAGAGTTTCCTCATTGGTTCCGCAATCGT ATTTGCAACAATCTCGACAACATTAGTGGATCAGATAAAAATGTTCTCGTTAGTCTTGCTCAAGGTCCTTCTGATAAAGTTAGAAGGTTCACTGCATTTAATGTCAATGGTTTCAAATTTCGAACATTGGCACGagacaatttattaaaaactcaaaatagtGGAGTTTTTGGCATGTTCGGAACACGAAGTTACTCAAGCAATAGTGATGCCCAAATGAGATTTGGAGGAGTGCCTTACTATGGAAGATTGATAGATATCATTGAGGTTTCCTATGATGGCTTCAAAGTGCCCATGTTTAAATGCAAATGGGCGAATACCACAAATCCAAGAGGCATTAAGACAGATAAGTTGGGTTTTACCTCTATAAATTTTGCAAGACTAATACATACTGGGgagcatgaagatgatgagCCATACATTAAAGCGTCAGAAGCTCAAATGGTTTATTATGTGGATGATGAAAAGGAACAAGGATGGAGCATACCTATTCATTTAAAGCCACGGGACTTGTATGACATGGGTGGAGATGATGAAATTATGGCACCCATTGAACCATACCCATCTCAAAATTTGGAACACATTTTTTCTAATGAAACCACACATATACAATTGGCAAGAATGACTACAGATGATGATCCTGaaacttcaaattttaatgatgattttgatgacAACAATCATGATATGAATTTATGA